The genomic DNA AAGAAGCTGTACCGCCAGTTGCGCTTACATTTTATAGCTTCCACATCATGGTTGCACTTGGCACTTACTTCATAGCTCTTTTTGCTATTACGCTCTATCTAAATCTCTCAAGAAAATATAAATTTGAAAACATAAGAGCATTTTTGTGGATCTGCCTCTTTACCATACCGCTTGGCTACATCGCAGCTGAAGCTGGCTGGATAGTAGCAGAGGTCGGCCGTCAGCCTTGGGTGATACAAGATCTCATGACCGTTGGCGTAGGAGCTACAAATTTATCTGACTCAAATGTGAAAATTTCATTTATATTATTTGCTGTTTTATTTACGGTCTTGCTAATTGCTGAGATCAAAATCATGCTTAAGCAAATAAAGATAGGATTTAACGACCATGCATAGTTTAAGCTTAGAAAATTTACAAATTTATTGGTGGTTTATAGTTAGCCTTCTTGGCGGACTTTTAGTCTTTATGATGTTTGTTCAAGGCGGTCAGTCGCTCATCTTTAGCCTTGGTAAGGACGAGCTTAAAAAAGATATGCTCATAAATTCTATCGGTAGGAAATGGGAGCTTACATTTACAACGCTTGTTATGTTTGGAGGCGCGTGCTTTGCGGCATTTCCGCTATTTTACGCTACTAGCTTTGGTGGCGCTTACTGGGTTTGGCTGGCTATTTTATTTTGCTTTATCGTCCAAGCTGTAAGCTACGAGTACCGCAAAAAGCCTGATAACTTCTTAGGCGCTAGAACTTATGAAATTTTCCTTTTCATAAATGGCTCACTTGGCGTTATCCTTATCGGTATGGCTGTTAGTACATTTTTTAGCGGAAGCGACTTTGTGCTAAATGAGCACAACTTTGTTGAGTGGAAAACTCCTTTTCGCGGTCTTGAAGCATTGGCAAATCCTTACTTGTATTTGCTTGGCATAGCGATGTTTTTCTTATCTCGCATAGGTGGCTGCTTATATCTTATGAACAACATCGCTGATGGCGAATTTATACAAAACGCTAGAAAGCAACTGCTTATTAACACCGTGCTATTCTTACCATTTTTTCTAGGATTTCTTGCTTGGGTGCTTACAAAAGATGGCTTTGCATACGACGCAAATGGCGTAGTTAGCCTTGTACCTTACAAATACGCTATAAATTTGATCGAAATGCCTATCGTTGGCATATTGCTTCTTGTTGGCGTTGTTTTAGTACTTGTTGGAATTTTCCAAGGGGCATTTACAAAAAGCATCCGTGGAATTTTTGCTTATGGCGTTGGCGTAACACTAGCTGTGACTGCATTATTTTTGATAACAGGCCTAAATGGCACAGCATTTTATCCGTCATTTAGCGACCTTTCTAGCTCGCTAACTATCAAGAATGCAAGCTCAAGCCACTATACGCTTGGCGTTATGGCCTATGTTAGTTTGCTAGTGCCAGTAGTGCTTGCTTATATCATCGTCGTTTGGCGAGCGATAGATAGCAAGAAGATCACGCAAGACGAGATCAAAAATGATCATCACGCATACTAAGGATAAAAGATGTTAGAAGCAGGAATTTTTTTGATACTTTGGCCAGTGACACTATTTGCTAGCTATAAATTTGTTCTTTTTTCTCTTAAGAAATTTGACGCAAATAACTAAAATTTAGGGGCGTTTGCTCCTAAATTCTTCTTTTTATTTTTACTCTTTAAAACGACTCTTTTATAAATTTATTTAAGCCACTTTTCATATAAGCGTTATTTCCGTGTGAAATTTGGGTAGTAAGATATCATTAAATTTTATTAAAGGAGCGAAAATGAGCAAGAATTTCTTAGGTTCTGTTGCCCTTGCGGCTGTTTTGGTTAGTGGTCTTAGTATAGGCATCACGCCACTAGAGGCTGGAGTACTGGCTCATCACGTGAAGGTTCAAGGCGAGCTTGGGTCAGTCTTTATAAATCCTTACGACGTATCGCCGCTAACTGCGGTTATAGATAGGGCTGGCAAAGATATCAAAGATATCCATGTCAAAGTAAAAGGCAAGCCAGATGGTGGCATCGATATCGACTACAACGTCTCAGAGCATGCTTTGCTTACGCATGATGGTGTGCCTATTTGGGGGCTTTACCCTGACTATCTAAATGAAGTAGTCGTAAGCTACACATTTAACGGAGCTAAAAAGGTAGAAACATATAAAATTTACGCCCAGCCTATCGTCACATATAGCCGTGATTTTAGATTTTCTCACATGCAAAAGACTCGCGTCAAAAAGGTCGATCCTGCCTTTAAAAACAGGCTCTATCTCATAAACAACACGATCACAAGCGTCTATAAACCACTTGATTGGAAAAATGGCGGAGCTGCTAGTTGGAACGACTTTACCGAAAACTACATCGTAGATACCAAAGGCGAGGTTAGATGGTACCTTGACTATCAGAAATTTTACGACCGCAGCGAGCGCAGAGTGATGGATGGGGGCATGATGATGGGCTTTCATCAGCTAAAAAACGGCGATATCAGCTTTGGCATGGCTCAAAGATATCTAAGATATGACCTTATGGGAAAAGAAATTTATAATCGCCCGCTTCCAAGAGGCTACATCGATCTAAGCCATGAAGTTATGCCATTAAAGGATGATCACGCACTTCTTAGGGTTGGTAAATACAACTACCACCACAAAGATGGCAAAATTTCTCACACCATAAGAGATCACATCATCGAGGTCGATAGCACCGGTAAGGTGGTCGAAGAGTGGGATCTAAATGAAATTTTTGGCAACAACGTCTACCGCAGCAACCTCATAAAAGCGCTTGATGCAAGAGCTGTTTGCCTAAACATCGATATGGACGCAAAAGAGATAAAGATAAGTGATGATCAACCATTTGGCGACATCACCTCTACTGGTACAGGTAGAAACTGGGCTCACGTAAACTCTATCTCATATGATGAGAGCGACGATAGCATTATCCTCTCACTTCGCCACCAAGGCATAGTTAAAATCGGCCGCGATAAAAAAGTAAAATGGATATTAGCTTCGCCTGAGGGCTGGAGTGAAGAATTTAAAGCCAAAGTGCTAACTCCAGTCGATAGCAAAGGCAATAAGATAAAATGCGAAAACTCAAAATGCGAGGGCGAATTTGACTGGTCATGGACTCAGCACACCGCATGGCTAACACCAAGATATGACAACAAAGGCAGCATAAAACACCTAAGCGTATTTGACAATGGTGATGCAAGGGGCATGGAGCAGCCAGCCTTTAAAGAGGATAAATACTCTCGTGCGGTTGAGTACAAGATAGATGAGAAAAAGGGCACAGTAGAGCAAACTTGGCAGTTTGGCAAGGAGCGTGGCTTTGACTTTTACAGCGCAGTCACCAGCAACGTCGAGTGGCAAAAGGATAAAAACACCTACTTTATCTCAAGCTCAAACGTAAATTTGCTTAAGCCAGATAAGACTATCAAAATGGTTTTAGTAGAGATCGATCCAAAGACAAATGAGGTCAAATTTGAGATGGATGTAGACTCTGCGTCAAGAGATGATGTTGCTTATAGAGCAATGGTTATTGATCCGGAGGTATTTAGTTATTAGCAGTATCTGGTGTGAGATTTTTCTCGCACCAGCTTTTAGTTGTTGTTTTGAAATTTATAGATTGCTTCTTTGATTCTAGTAAGGTTAAAATTTATCGCTCGCTCTAGTTCTGGCAAGTCTATATCTTTATCCGCTTCAAAAGCTTTTACCATATCGCTTAGCTCTTTTGTTTCATCACTTGCAAGAACTATGCTTTTAAAATTATCATCATCTATCTGGTCAAATTTTAAAAAGATCGATACAAATTTATCTTTCAAAATTTCTTTATTTAGCTTTCTATTTTCCAAAGCTTTCTTTGTTCCACCATTTTTATTACAGGTTCTAAATATCGAATCTATTGTTTCATTCACTTCATCAAGTAAAATTTCTGTTTTTTCACTTTGCATATAAAACTCTCTTAACTATAAATTAAATTTAAAATAAAAGCTAATCGCTCTTGTTTTGGAGATTAGAAGTTGTTTTGCTTCTTCGCGTAAAAAGGAAAAATTAAAGTTGTATTTGTGAAGTTATTTTCATAAAAGTTTGTGCCAGAATTTAAAATTTTAGTTTGCATTGGCATCACTTTTATGCCCTCTGTTTTTGTGATCATTTTCTCATCCTTGTTAAAAAATTTTATCGCATTGTATAAATTTTCATAAGTCTTGTAAATTGTACCAAGGTACAATAAAGCCCTATAAATCAATATTTATAACACATTGATAATATTTTTACGTTATTATTTTGCATACTGCTTTGATTAAAATTACCGAAATTTCGTAGCTATTTAGCTCATCCTTTTTGGATAAATTTTAAAAATTTAATGTGTTATTTATGTAATAAAAAAATTTTTAAATTTGCAAAAAAATTTTTAAAATCTTTGATACTTTATATGTGATAAAATCCTCTCAAATTTTAAAAAAGGATCAAATTTGAGAAGCGACATAATCAAAAAAGGCTACACAAGAGCTCCACACCGCTCACTTTTGCGTGCGACCGGGCTAAAAGACGATGACTTTAATAAACCCTTTATCGGCGTTGCAAACAGCTTTATAGAGATCATTCCAGGCCACTTTTTCTTAAACAAATACGCGCAAATTTTAAAAGATGAAATTCGCAAAAATGGCTGTATTCCATTTGAGTTTAACTGCATAGGCGTGGATGATGGCATCGCGATGGGGCATGGCGGCATGCTATATAGCTTGCCTAGCCGCGAAATCATCGCAAACTCGATAGAAACTGTGATGAACGCTCATGCACTTGACGCACTTGTTTGTATGCCAAACTGCGACAAGATCGTCCCTGGCATGGTTATGGGCGCTTTAAGGGTCAATGTCCCAACTGTGTTTGTAAGCGGTGGCCCTATGAAAAAAGGCTACACAAAAGATGGCAAGCCGATAGATCTTGCGACTGCGTTTGAGGCGGTTGGTAAATTTGAGACCAAAGAGATAGACGAAGCCGAGCTAAGAGATATCGAGTGCAATGCATGTCCAAGCGGTGGTAGTTGCAGCGGTATGTTTACAGCAAATTCTATGAACACACTTTGTGAAGCGATGGGCATAGCGCTCCCTGGCAATGGCACTATCCTTGCACTAACCCCAGAGCGTGAGGAGCTCATCAGGCAGGCTGCTCGCAGGATCTGTGAGATCGCACTTGATGAGAAATTTAAAATCAGAAACATACTAAATGAAAAAGCGATCCGCAACGCGCTTGTCGTTGATATGGCGATGGGTGGTAGCAGCAACACCGTCCTTCACATGCTAGCTATCTCAAGAGAGGCTGGCGTAAATTTAGATATCAAAGAGCTAAATAAAATCAGCCAAAACATCGCTCATATCGCTAAAATCAGCCCAAGTTTGCCAAACGTGCATATGGAGGACATCGGTAGAGCTGGTGGCATGAATGCAGTGATAAAAGAAATTTCACGCAGAGATAATGGCATGCTAAATTTAGACAATCTCACAGTTAGTGGCGAAACTCTGGGAGAGCGTGTAAAGGTAAGTGACATCAAAGATGAAAACATCATTCACAAGGTAGAAAACGCCTATTCACAAGTTGGCGGACTTGCCATTTTATTTGGAAATTTAGCCGAGCAAGGCTGTGTCATCAAGACAGCCGGCATCGTTGGCGAACGTAAATTTAGCGGCAAAGCCGTCTGCTTTAACTCACAAGATGAAGCAATAGCTGGCATCTCAAGCGGTAAAGTAGATAAAGGCGACGTCGTCGTCATCCGCTATGAAGGCCCACGCGGGGGACCTGGCATGCAAGAGATGCTAAGCCCTACTTCACTCATCATGGGACGAGGCCTTGGTGCAGATGTAGCGCTCATCACAGATGGTCGCTTCAGCGGGGCGACAAGGGGTCTAAGTATCGGTCACGTAAGCCCAGAAGCGGCTGAAGGCGGCATGATAGGCTTGCTACAAGATGGCGATATCATCGATATAGACGTTGATAAATACGAGATAAACGTTCGCCTAAGCGAAGCTGAGATCGCAAAGAGAAGAGCGGAATTTAAGCCAGTTGATAAACCGCTAACATCTCGCTGGCTAAGGCAGTACCGCAAACTAGTCACAAACGCAAGCAACGGAGCAGTTCTAGAAGCATAAAAAATTTATTACAAAAGCAAGGAGTAGCCTCCTTGCTTTTGTAAAAATATTAAAATTTCTTCATTTTTTTAAGGATACTAAATGCAACAAGATTTCTATTTTTATGCTGCCATATTTTTAGGACTACTATTTTTGATTGCGATATTTGTCATCTATTCATTTAATAGAGACAAACTTGAGCTAAAGAGAAATTTGACACAAAAAGAGCAAGAAAATTTTGAAATTTCATCAAATCTAACAAATTTAGTATCTAAAAATAGTGAAAATCTGCAGCTAATCAGTGAGCAAAAAGCAAGACTTGTGTCAAATCACGAGCGAATAGACGAGCTCATCCGTGAGATCGATGCACTAAAGACCAAAATAGCACAAAAAGACGAAGCTGAAGATGCAATGGAGTGCGTGATAAATGAGCTTAAAGAGAGTATCGGTACAGCAAATGAAAGGGCCAAGAATAACGAGGCAAATTTTACTGCAACACTAGCTGAGCTAAATCAAAACAAAAATGCTTTAGCTGAAGCGAGTGAGAGAGAAAATAGATTAAAACGTGATATGGCTGTGCTTAGAAATGAAATAGAAGCAAAAGAAAATAGCCTAAAAGAGCAGGAGGCAAATTTATTAAAAGTAAAAAATGAGTTAAATCTGGAATTTTCTAATCTTGCAAATAAAATATTTGAAGAAAAAAGTGCAAATTTCACACAAAATAGCCAAAATTCTTTAGATCTTTTACTAAAGCCACTAAAGGAGCAAATTTCAACCTTTCAAGAGCGCGTAAATGCAGTCCACGACGAATCCGTTAAAGGCATGAGCGCACTAGGAACGCAGATTAAGCACATAAGTGAGATTGGTATCTCGATGTCAAAAGAGGCAAACTCGTTAGCCACTGCATTAAAAGGTAGCAATAAAACACTTGGAAACTGGGGTGAAATACAGCTTGAACGCACATTTGAGGCTTCTGGACTTGTAAAAGATGAGCATTACTTGACACAACAAAATTTCAAGAACGAAGAAGGCAAACGTCTTATTCCTGATTTTATAGTAAAGATACCAGATGGCAAACACCTAATAGTTGATTCTAAAGTCTCACTTATAGCTTACGAAAAGGCTATCACAGCCAGCAACGAAGAGGAGCTAAATTTAGCATTGAAAGAGCATATTGCTTCTATGAAAAATCACATAGATAGCTTAAATAGTAAAAATTACGGCGAGATCGTACCTGATAGCCCTGATTTTGTATTGATGTTTATACCAATTGAGCCAGCATATATCGAGGCTATGAAATTTGATAGTTCACTTTTTGACTATGCGTTTCAAAAGCGCGTAATACTAGTATCTCACACTACGCTTATGCCTATTCTTCGCACAGTGGCAAATTTATGGCGTATAGAGCGTGGCAATGAAGAGGCCAAAAATATCGTAAAGAGTGCGATTAAAATTTATGATAAAGTCCGCAATGTGGCCGAGCACATGAATAGGCTTAGCAATACACTAAATACTGCAAATAAACATTTTAACGCCCTTGCATCAAGTTTTAGTGGTAGAGATGGTCTTATTAGTAGACTTGAAAATTTTAAACGCTTGTCTCCAGACGATCAAAAAGATATAGAAGTAAAAGAAATCGGTGTAAATAACAAATTAGAAAAAGAGGATTAGGATATGGCTAGAAAAACTAGCCATAAAAAATTTATTTTAAAAGACCTTGTTTTTTCATTTGTTCCATTACTTGAGCAAACATCTCTTTAGCTTGTTTGCAAGTAGCGTCTTGTTGCTCTTTTGGAAGTGCAGCAAGTTGG from Campylobacter concisus includes the following:
- the ilvD gene encoding dihydroxy-acid dehydratase, encoding MRSDIIKKGYTRAPHRSLLRATGLKDDDFNKPFIGVANSFIEIIPGHFFLNKYAQILKDEIRKNGCIPFEFNCIGVDDGIAMGHGGMLYSLPSREIIANSIETVMNAHALDALVCMPNCDKIVPGMVMGALRVNVPTVFVSGGPMKKGYTKDGKPIDLATAFEAVGKFETKEIDEAELRDIECNACPSGGSCSGMFTANSMNTLCEAMGIALPGNGTILALTPEREELIRQAARRICEIALDEKFKIRNILNEKAIRNALVVDMAMGGSSNTVLHMLAISREAGVNLDIKELNKISQNIAHIAKISPSLPNVHMEDIGRAGGMNAVIKEISRRDNGMLNLDNLTVSGETLGERVKVSDIKDENIIHKVENAYSQVGGLAILFGNLAEQGCVIKTAGIVGERKFSGKAVCFNSQDEAIAGISSGKVDKGDVVVIRYEGPRGGPGMQEMLSPTSLIMGRGLGADVALITDGRFSGATRGLSIGHVSPEAAEGGMIGLLQDGDIIDIDVDKYEINVRLSEAEIAKRRAEFKPVDKPLTSRWLRQYRKLVTNASNGAVLEA
- a CDS encoding aryl-sulfate sulfotransferase, giving the protein MSKNFLGSVALAAVLVSGLSIGITPLEAGVLAHHVKVQGELGSVFINPYDVSPLTAVIDRAGKDIKDIHVKVKGKPDGGIDIDYNVSEHALLTHDGVPIWGLYPDYLNEVVVSYTFNGAKKVETYKIYAQPIVTYSRDFRFSHMQKTRVKKVDPAFKNRLYLINNTITSVYKPLDWKNGGAASWNDFTENYIVDTKGEVRWYLDYQKFYDRSERRVMDGGMMMGFHQLKNGDISFGMAQRYLRYDLMGKEIYNRPLPRGYIDLSHEVMPLKDDHALLRVGKYNYHHKDGKISHTIRDHIIEVDSTGKVVEEWDLNEIFGNNVYRSNLIKALDARAVCLNIDMDAKEIKISDDQPFGDITSTGTGRNWAHVNSISYDESDDSIILSLRHQGIVKIGRDKKVKWILASPEGWSEEFKAKVLTPVDSKGNKIKCENSKCEGEFDWSWTQHTAWLTPRYDNKGSIKHLSVFDNGDARGMEQPAFKEDKYSRAVEYKIDEKKGTVEQTWQFGKERGFDFYSAVTSNVEWQKDKNTYFISSSNVNLLKPDKTIKMVLVEIDPKTNEVKFEMDVDSASRDDVAYRAMVIDPEVFSY
- the rmuC gene encoding DNA recombination protein RmuC, with translation MQQDFYFYAAIFLGLLFLIAIFVIYSFNRDKLELKRNLTQKEQENFEISSNLTNLVSKNSENLQLISEQKARLVSNHERIDELIREIDALKTKIAQKDEAEDAMECVINELKESIGTANERAKNNEANFTATLAELNQNKNALAEASERENRLKRDMAVLRNEIEAKENSLKEQEANLLKVKNELNLEFSNLANKIFEEKSANFTQNSQNSLDLLLKPLKEQISTFQERVNAVHDESVKGMSALGTQIKHISEIGISMSKEANSLATALKGSNKTLGNWGEIQLERTFEASGLVKDEHYLTQQNFKNEEGKRLIPDFIVKIPDGKHLIVDSKVSLIAYEKAITASNEEELNLALKEHIASMKNHIDSLNSKNYGEIVPDSPDFVLMFIPIEPAYIEAMKFDSSLFDYAFQKRVILVSHTTLMPILRTVANLWRIERGNEEAKNIVKSAIKIYDKVRNVAEHMNRLSNTLNTANKHFNALASSFSGRDGLISRLENFKRLSPDDQKDIEVKEIGVNNKLEKED
- a CDS encoding cytochrome d ubiquinol oxidase subunit II; amino-acid sequence: MHSLSLENLQIYWWFIVSLLGGLLVFMMFVQGGQSLIFSLGKDELKKDMLINSIGRKWELTFTTLVMFGGACFAAFPLFYATSFGGAYWVWLAILFCFIVQAVSYEYRKKPDNFLGARTYEIFLFINGSLGVILIGMAVSTFFSGSDFVLNEHNFVEWKTPFRGLEALANPYLYLLGIAMFFLSRIGGCLYLMNNIADGEFIQNARKQLLINTVLFLPFFLGFLAWVLTKDGFAYDANGVVSLVPYKYAINLIEMPIVGILLLVGVVLVLVGIFQGAFTKSIRGIFAYGVGVTLAVTALFLITGLNGTAFYPSFSDLSSSLTIKNASSSHYTLGVMAYVSLLVPVVLAYIIVVWRAIDSKKITQDEIKNDHHAY